One Festucalex cinctus isolate MCC-2025b chromosome 1, RoL_Fcin_1.0, whole genome shotgun sequence genomic region harbors:
- the LOC144003243 gene encoding collagenase 3-like → MGGLNVYILLCLAATAYCGPVLHLTAQDENFAESYLRKFYDLKDESGPSVRRGIGQINQKLSDMQRFFGLQITGTLDADTLDMMKKPRCGVPDSKVSSFSTFGPSYKWQKNSLTYRIENYTPDLSQSEVDDSIKRALDVWAKVTPLRFTRIYSGTADIMISFGRLSHGDYYPFDGPDGTLAHAFPPSPGIGGDAHFDEDETFTFRSNSGYVLFLVAAHEFGHSLGLTHSNDPGALMYPVYSYTNPSNFRLPQDDINGIQSLYGPNPDTDPDTNPGKPQPPTTPDACDSNMVLDAVATLRGEMLFFKDRFFWRVYPQSRRPQQSFITNLWPNAPSTIDAAYESQESGNVYLFKGRQVWALRGYDLVQGYPKPLTTFGLPKKVAKIDAALYDVESRKTLLFVGKTYYSYDEVSKKMDQGFPKRVDDTFSGLTGKVTAAFQYKGFTYIYSGTQMFEYSLSTGTLFRVLGNNYFLPCTNF, encoded by the exons ATGGGCGGTCTTAACGTGTACATTTTACTATGCCTAGCAGCTACAGCTTACTGTGGGCCTGTGTTGCACTTGACAGCACAAGATGAGAATTTTGCAGAG AGCTACCTGAGAAAATTCTACGACCTAAAGGATGAAAGTGGCCCATCTGTCCGACGTGGGATTGGTCAGATCAACCAAAAGCTGAGTGACATGCAGAGATTCTTCGGTCTACAAATCACTGGAACGCTGGATGCTGACACCTTGGACATGATGAAGAAGCCCCGCTGTGGTGTGCCAGACAGCAAGGTTAGCAGTTTCTCCACTTTTGGACCCAGCTACAAGTGGCAGAAAAACAGTCTGACGTACAG GATAGAGAACTACACACCAGACTTGTCCCAGTCAGAAGTCGATGACTCCATAAAAAGAGCCCTGGACGTTTGGGCAAAAGTCACTCCTCTTAGATTCACGAGAATCTACAGTGGCACAGCGGACATCATGATCTCATTTGGTCGCCTGT CACATGGCGATTATTACCCCTTTGATGGCCCTGATGGAACTCTGGCTCATGCCTTTCCTCCATCTCCTGGTATTGGGGGAGATGCTCACTTTGACGAGGATGAGACCTTCACCTTCCGTTCAAATTCTG GTTATGTTCTTTTCCTGGTGGCAGCTCATGAGTTTGGTCATTCATTGGGACTAACTCATTCTAATGACCCCGGTGCCCTCATGTACCCTGTATACTCATACACAAACCCTTCTAACTTCCGTCTGCCGCAAGATGATATCAATGGCATCCAGTCTCTTTATG GTCCCAATCCTGATACGGATCCTGATACAAATCCTGGTAAGCCTCAGCCCCCCACGACCCCTGATGCTTGTGACTCAAACATGGTGCTGGACGCTGTGGCAACCCTGCGAGGAGAGATGCTCTTCTTCAAAGACAG GTTCTTTTGGCGAGTCTACCCTCAGAGCAGGAGACctcagcaaagtttcatcacaaaCCTGTGGCCCAATGCCCCCAGTACAATTGATGCTGCTTATGAAAGCCAAGAGTCAGGAAATGTATATCTCTTTAAAG GTCGTCAAGTTTGGGCTTTGCGTGGCTATGATCTTGTTCAAGGATATCCTAAGCCACTAACAACTTTTGGTCTGCccaaaaaagtggcaaaaattGATGCAGCTCTGTATGATGTGGAATCAAGGAAGACGCTATTGTTTGTTGGCAAAACTTACTACAG CTACGATGAAGTCAGTAAGAAAATGGACCAGGGATTCCCTAAACGTGTTGATGATACCTTTTCTGGCCTAACCGGGAAGGTGACCGCAGCTTTCCAGTACAAAG GTTTTACCTACATCTACAGTGGAACTCAAATGTTTGAGTACAGCCTGAGCACCGGAACGCTTTTCCGTGTGTTGGGAAATAACTACTTCTTGCCCTGCACTAACTTCTAG
- the LOC144003238 gene encoding macrophage metalloelastase-like, producing MEGPSIVKVVLMMMTVALSGAVPTILTSEEDLAKAQDYLSHYFSEVGVTTRSETWRAGLDSFTDTLKLMQEFFGLEVTGQLDTNTMEMMLQPRCGFPDLNTFKHAHFDGQPKWEKNVITYRITEYTPDLSQSFVDATLAKALQIYSDVVPLDFKQIQSGTADIMIKFKAHEHGDFAPFDGEGGVLAHAFSPGGGKGGDTHFDEDETWSLTSTGTNLFLVAAHEFGHALGLSHSKVQTALMYPTYKYINTEGYVLPDDDRQGVQALYGVRSSTKPTINPAPKPQPEPEPGPTKGPEAEPAQEPDRCSSNLIFDAATGIQGQLYFFKGSHFWKRSSNWDGVTTRVINSVWSGINKVDAAYEYKARNTVVLIEGDHYWQVKRNTVLPGFPKPLSDFGLPSSVTKVDAAVHVPFVGRTLFFVKNKYWSYNERRGRMDRRNPRLIRTELPGIGYRVDAALEYRGYLFFSYGSRQTQYNYIRRRAVRTLMSSDWMDCD from the exons ATGGAAGGTCCATCCATTGTCAAAGttgtgttgatgatgatgacagtTGCTCTCAGCGGAGCTGTGCCAACCATCCTAACCAGCGAAGAAGATCTCGCTAAGGCTCAG GATTACCTTTCTCACTATTTCTCTGAAGTGGGCGTCACCACTCGTAGCGAGACATGGCGTGCCGGTCTTGACTCCTTCACAGACACTCTCAAACTAATGCAAGAGTTCTTTGGCCTAGAAGTGACAGGACAGTTGGACACCAACACCATGGAAATGATGTTGCAACCTCGCTGTGGTTTCCCAGACTTGAATACATTCAAGCATGCCCACTTTGATGGGCAGCCGAAGTGGGAGAAGAATGTGATCACATACAG GATAACTGAATATACACCGGACTTGAGTCAAAGTTTTGTGGATGCCACACTTGCCAAGGCCCTCCAGATCTACAGTGATGTGGTTCCTTTGGATTTCAAGCAGATTCAAAGCGGCACCGCAGACATAATGATCAAGTTCAAAGCTCATG AGCATGGAGATTTTGCACCCTTTGATGGGGAAGGTGGGGTCCTGgctcatgctttttcccctGGTGGGGGCAAAGGAGGTGACACCCATTTTGATGAAGATGAAACCTGGAGTCTTACTTCAACAG GAACCAACCTGTTCTTGGTGGCAGCCCATGAGTTTGGACATGCACTCGGATTATCACATTCTAAGGTTCAAACAGCCTTAATGTACCCCACATACAAGTACATTAACACAGAGGGCTATGTGTTACCAGACGATGACCGACAGGGAGTGCAGGCACTATACG GAGTCCGATCATCAACTAAACCAACAATTAACCCTGCACCAAAACCACAACCTGAACCAGAACCTGGACCTACAAAAGGACCAGAGGCTGAACCTGCACAAGAGCCAGACAGGTGTAGCAGTAATCTCATTTTCGATGCTGCAACCGGCATTCAAGGTCAACTTTATTTCTTCAAAGGgag CCATTTTTGGAAGAGGAGCAGCAACTGGGATGGTGTCACTACAAGGGTAATTAATTCTGTCTGGTCTGGAATCAACAAAGTTGATGCTGCTTATGAGTACAAGGCACGCAACACCGTCGTCTTAATTGAAG GGGACCACTACTGGCAAGTCAAAAGAAACACTGTCTTACCTGGCTTTCCCAAACCTCTCAGCGACTTTGGCCTGCCTTCATCTGTCACCAAAGTTGATGCTGCCGTCCATGTTCCATTCGTAGGAAGAACCCTCTtctttgtaaaaaacaaatactggaG CTACAATGAACGTAGGGGCAGAATGGACCGTAGGAACCCAAGACTGATTCGCACAGAGCTCCCCGGCATTGGCTATAGAGTTGATGCTGCTTTAGAGTACAGAG GATACCTGTTCTTTTCGTACGGATCCAGGCAAACCCAATACAATTACATTAGAAGAAGAGCGGTTCGCACCCTGATGAGCAGTGACTGGATGGACTGCGACTGA